The DNA region TTACTGGTCTATCCTCTGAACTACTGCTACTGTAGTATCGTCTGTAACGTAAGAATATTGAAATTTTACCATTAGCATAGGACACATGATGTAATTAGCAAATACAACTGACTATGGAAGGGAAtaacgcacgcacacacacacacacacacacatacacacacacatacatacatacatacatacatacatacatacatacatacatacatacatacacacacacacacacacatacatacatacatacatacatacatacatacatacatacatacatacatacacacacatacatacatacacacacatacacacacatacatacatacatacatacatacacacacacatacatacatacatacacacacatacatacatacatacatacatacatacatacatacatacatacatacatacatacatacatacatacatacatacatacacacacatacacacacatatacatacacacacatacatacatacatacatacatacatacatacatacatacatacatacatacatacatacatacacacatacacacatacatacatacatacatacatacatacatacatacatacatacatacatacatacatacatacatacatacacacacatacacacacatacatacatacatacatacatacatacatacatacatacatacatacatacatacatacatacatacatacatacatacataccttctCCGTTCTTTTTCTCGCTTCTTCCttatttctttcttcttttcctTCTTGGCTTTCTTTTCCTGTTTTTTCTGTTCTCTTTTCACCGCGACCTCTTCTTTCCTCTTCTCTACCTTTTCTTCTTGTTTCTTTTGCTTCTTTTTCTCAAATAACTTCTTCTTCTTGGCAGCCTTCATCCTGATCTTCTCGCTTTCACTGAAGTCACCACTTATACTTGACACATCACTGCTATGTATACTGCTTGGGTCACTGGCTATACTGACGTCAGAACTATGGACCGAATCTAAATCGTCATCTGATGAGGAGGAGCTGCAAGGGATGGAGATTATGTTTATGAGAAATTTTATCTCTATTTTCAGTTGTTTATGGGGACTTTTCATATGACATTACGTTGTGTGTCCTTCCGTCTTTTTTATCTTTTCGACGTTCTTAGTGACACTCTGATGTGGTCTTTCATTTCGTAAACATTCTCATTGTCTTTCAGTCAAAAAGTCCATGTTTGTCGAACAACAAAAGCCCATTCTGTTTTACTTTAGGCGTGAAAGTGAAATGCTAAATAGTAAAATAcagccgttggtggcgctcctGCATGTGGAATGTCGCCAAGGactgtaattttacaatttggTCGAATAGCGGTATATTGAAAGTTTACTCGTACCTGTATGAGTCTGAGTAACTGGAATCTGAAATTAAATAATATGGAATATGTTACAAAATTACCTTATCAGAGAACTTAACTAGGATTGTCTGGAACAACGCAGTGTAATAGGATTGGATATCATTTCTAAAACCgtgaaagtacttgtcaagaaataaaattgtttttaaaaactgaGTAAAATCGTCACGGTTTCATTTCGGTATGTTGTATTCTAAAAGTAAACCTTGGTAAATGATTATGTTCTGATTATATACTGACATTATAAGAAATGACATGATTATAATATACTGGGTATCAATAATGTAagcaaaaaaatgttattttgcacagtaatcattattttcaaaagtgTCTTTCTGATCAGTACGTTTCAAATACTCATTCTCAgggtttgtgtatttgtatttacttGTTGCgatctctctctttctttcattatttcttCCCATTAATGGGTATATAAGTAAAATAACTGCCGTGGGTTGTGATATACAACTTGCCCTACGAAGGGAGATTAGCTCTCCACTTGAGAAACGACTTTCGTGGCAGTGATCTCAAGTGACTGATAATTCAAACGCAGCCTTATAAAAGTTATATATATGGTACAATTTAGACAAGCGTGTAGAACGGTGCTCTGCctatataaattatacacattTATATCCAAGCTAGGGAgcatacatttgaaataatagaTGAGACTCCTTAACATTCCCGAAAAGAGAATGTAGCGTAGTGGTATTTTCGTATGCCTATttgtacataaaatttaaaaaattgatgCAATCAAATTACCAAgtaaataatcattttgatcGTAATCAGATTCATAAATGTCTTATCATACGAAATAAACAATGACACAAAATACAACACAGAACGGATTTCTGAAATGTGGAAATGGCATGAGTACAGTATTACAACATAAGTATCCTCTATATACAGtccaaatatttaaaaaaataaaaaataaaaaaccaaAGTTCTGGACCTAGGAAAGAAGTGGAAAAAAAgttgaatatgaaataaatattgaagAAGATCGTAAAAACTTGACCTGGAGAGATTGGAATAACAGATTGAAAAAGAAAAGGAATGAATTGACGTGTCATACttttattaaaaatatcaaaaataaaaagctGCAAATAAAAAGATCTAATCTAATATTTGTATACCGTGTCGTCTACGGCGTCTGCGTCGATGTCGTCGACTGTAGTCACTGTCACTATCATAGCTATCGGAACTATGATGTTTTCGCCCACGTCGACGTCGTCCACCTTTCTTACGTCTTCGACTATGTGACCTTGACCCGTCACTGTCGTCATCATCGTCTGAGTAATGGCGGCGTCGACCACGTCGTTTTCGTCTGTGACCACGACTCTCCTAAAAAAAGTTAATATGACAAAAGAATAATGGCAACCGTACTGATGTTTTTCACGAAGTCACTGTCTAGATTCCTAGTTTTATGTAAATCGTGGTTTATTAAGTAAATGAAGGAATAGCGAAAGTTTTTTTTCATCGTACTGTCAGAAAGTATATCTTTGATCCTTTACGTCactttcaactttgacctcTCAAAATTAAACTTTACATGTTTTCCCCAGAGATTAACAGTTAAAGGGAAAAAacattccaggaaataaagtcattttcgTAAAATTTTGTTTCAGGATCTTGGAGAGTCATTTGATGTATGAATCAGAATCGAAATTGAAGTTAtaatatgaactttgacctttaccAATGCTCATTAACTTACGTCATCAGAATATGAATCAGAATAGCTATAACTTCGGCGTCGACGACGACGACTGCCATCTTTCCGTCTCCGGCCTTTTCTTCGACTCCtaccaccaccgccgccactTTCTCCGTCGTCACTATAACTtgcactgtcactgtcactgtcgtaACTTCTCCGTCGTCTATGCCGTCTACGTCGTCGCCTCTCTCCATCACCCCTAGATCCTCCTGAACCGTAACTGTCTTCATCATCGTAACTGTCGTCACGATGTCGTCGTCTACGACGTCGCCTTCCAGaatgtcgtcgtcgtcgtcctGAATGGTATTTACAGTCTGTTACtatatgtttatttgcattGTGTCGTCGgatacataaacaaacacatataaacATTTACATGCTCAGTCACCGCGGCATGCGCATCCCAAATCACCTCAAAGCCCAAGAAGCACTCAGATGAAACAGCCTTTTACTGTGCCATGGAGTACAAACTGCCAGAAAGCTAGCCGGGATATAAATTCATGCAATCCCATAGAAAGACCTGAAAGTGTTTTGAAAAGGCATTGTTCGAAGCTCCCATAGAGTTGCATGCTAGAAGGCAATACTTCATTAGATATTAGTGTCCCATACAGAAGCAGATGGTATTAGTTATTCCCATAGTTTGCTGGCAAGGCTCTCCATCACACCCTGTTAGTGTATGTTAAAGCTGTTTGAATCAATAAGCTGGTTTTGAACTGTCAATCTGACTCGGTGTATCAATTTCTATACCAAGTACCTGGCAATGATTATCAATGGAACATACTGCACACTTCTATCAGTATACGTCCAATTTCTATGATATATCGTTTTAGCCAGATTCAAAAGTGTGTGTTCGTGAACTTTGTATAGTTCCGTAGTAGAGCGCCCACTACGACGCATTTCAGTTCATACAATATAACACAGTGTTGTGAGGACTGAAGCTCTAAATGAAAGTTGATCCCGAAACGTCAggttttttatcaaatttctttgGGCAGAAGAAATTTTGAagcagtttttttttcaagtaaaacCTCGGACTACTATAATGAAACAGAGTGGTCTGGGGTAGAACCATGAAGTAGGTATATAAGCTGAGATACTAGTACTTGTTAAAGTTTTGGTACACAGGTATAGAATTGGCACACAAGTAGAGTGACAGTTTCAAGAGTAAAGTTTGCATGCAGATGATCGCCTCTTTGTTGTATGGACAATACAACCTGGAATGGTGAAGAAACTGTTTAGTTATTCAGACATATTTGTTGATCAAATATCGATGTCTTATAGTCCATGATTGGTCTTAGAGCTTTTGGCTTTGATAGGTGAGGGTAATAAAGATGACCAACCACCACACCGCTTTGCTGGATAGCAGAGGTAACCAATCACAGCATCGCTTTCTTGTAATGTAGGACCAACAGGGTGACGTGTTGGTCAACACTAGAAATGGGTCCCCAGACTCAAAAACCAATGAGTCTAGGGTAGACCACATTGTTAGACTTGCATTGACACCTTTGTTAATAAAGCAAAGAATGGAAGTAAGATGCATTATTATTCAATCAAGCACCAAGTACCCAAGTTATTATAACCAAAATGACGTTACATGCGATGAAATGCGTGGTTATAGAAATGACATGTTGACAAAGTAATCGTTTACTTACTATCAGTACTTTCATCGGAGTAGCTATCGTCTGAGTAAGACCGTCGTCTCCGTCGACGACCACCGCTACGACGACGACGCCTCCGCCTACCAtcaccgccgccaccaccatcatcactgtAGTCAGAATACGAACTATCCCTGTAATATGGTAAAAGTGTGAAAATacgtcattttcatttttcaaactCGATTCTGTACCTGAggaatatacatataatttgtaaCAAGAACAGTCTATTCCACCAGAATCACTACAATTTATTACACAATGACGAGGAATGTGGAAGTTCTATCCAGACGACAACAAACTTATTTTTTGAACGGAAAACGCAACACTTTCCAAAAAGGTTTTCTGAGAGAATTTAACAAAACAGACACCCTTTTCCATGTGCAGTTGCAGTTGATCATTCCAAAGTTTCTGACTGCTACTatgtatggtatgatatattcACAATTTTGTCATATCGACGATTTTCGTAGAAACCTAATTGTCTTttttatgtttcataaaatattgtctttaaTTAAAAGTTTTGTTCTCAAAAATTTAAGTTTTGTTATTGATGTAAAATTTGTTACAACGGACCAAATTACCCATTGTTACCGATGTGCCTATTGAATATGTCTACAGCGCCCGATTTTGACAATGTGCCAAGGTCTACGTTTTTAAAGAAGTGTTTCCGAATAGACATACCTTCGCCTTCTTCTGTGTCGTCGACTCCTGTGTCTAGATCTGGAACGATCACTCCCTGAGTCAGAGTCACTGTAATGTCGCCGTCTTCGTCGCCGCCTTCTGTCTCTACGATCATCATAGCTGTCGTAGCTGGAACCTCGGCTTCCAGACCTACTTCGACGTCGGGATCGCCTACGCCTCGATCCCTTCCTGCGTCGTCTGCGATCATCTCCGCTACCAACATCGGTTCCACTGTCGTCGCTAGAATATGATCTGTGTCGCCTTCGTCGCCCGTGGCCTCGTCTTCGGTCTttggatgaaacaaggaatATATGTAACTATGACACATGACGGGGTGAGTCCccggggtgggtgggtgggctTCTGACATAAACGTCAATATGGGGAGGGTACGTACAAAAGGGGTCCTTTTATGCCCTCGAGTTTGAAATAGAGTATAAATagggtaaaaaaaaatccgcttCGATTCAATACCACAACATTTTAAGACAAAAATACGTTCTTGTCTTTTTACAATCTCCAACAGTGTGTAAATGAACCTAGAAACACTCTAatgacttgattattttgttcaaaatttatccgattttcaaattttcaccaAATTGAGTGCCTGAATTTGTTCAGAAGTAACTATTTTAtaaaattgctattactttttgataaaatttacataaatacacTCACCTCCACGACGACTACCACCGTGCCGACTGTAGTCACTCCGACCGCTCGACGAATCACTATCTCTTCGCCGCCGATGGTGGCGTCTTCGGCGATGATGACGACCACTACCTCTGGAGTCGTACGAATCATCAGAATACGATCTGTCCCTGGAACGAGATCGGTGTCGTCGGTGACGACGTCGGTCACGATGACGACGTTCTCCACTAACTATGCTACCACCAACACCACTTTCCAAGCTATCGCTATCGCTATACCTGCAAACAGCACAAGTGAGTGAAGTGTAGTTAACTTTACCAGAGTGCACCTTCACACGTGCGAGCAACACAAGATATAGGTAACACAGAGTACATGCAATCCTACGATCTATACCCTTTCCTTTTACAAATATTAACTGTAGTGTATTCTCAATTGTTCTTGATAACGAATTCAACCTGGTCAGTAGTTCTTATTGAACACGGAGCGCTGAGAATGCATCGAAAAAAAGGAGCTCCGACAAAACTTTGGTGACCAGTGTTACTCACAATgattatcaaatatataaatgaaactAGATTTGATCAAACCAAATAACATTTGAATTAAATCATGCATTAAATGATATcttatttatgtcattttatacaaatcattcaattttaatgttttaatatttagttttatgttgtttttaaCCCACCATAtctcttattttattttattttaagtaaGCCTAGGGGATAAGTACGCCACAACACGTATACATTGTAAACCAATTAGTTTCTGTCAGTTGTAATTTGATTTATCTTCCATGACGTCACGGTGAGGAATGATTGACAGCTGGATACAGGGCCTACATGGTACCCATATTTTTAGGACTACAGCACTTCTGTAGTAATCATTATATTTGCATTTAGCAGTTTGTGGTAGTTTTTACCCTACAGACCTAGTTATTGGTGTGAGAGAAGGAAGAGGCGCGATTGTGAATAGACTGTTTGCTTTTAAATAaccagactgtaagatacggcgtgtcgctccgccctcgCCTCACCGGCGTACTCTatccgatgtgtgagggcgtcccgTAACGGCGTACCTTGCAGACTATCACATAACCCACTAGCTTATACATGCCTTACGAAAGTGTTATTAAAAAGCAGAAGGGGCATAAGGACAGTCATTGAAAAGACCCTTAAAAACAAGTCATGCAGATTTAAGTCTGTGAGTTTTATCTTTTACATTTACATCAGATTAATTGAGGTAACCCGTGTCATTGCAATTCACAACACAAAAAGTTAACACACAAATTATagtagtttccatggtaattgTACCTGCGTCGTCGGTGATGTTTTCCTTTAGCAAAATCTATATCTTCGTAACTTCCCCCGTAATCTTCATACGCACTGTCATCAATGCCTCTACGTTTACGAGCTGAAAACACAGAATTTACACCATTTATATTAAAGCATAATATGATCGATTCACTGTTACGAGATCTAGACGACCACACACTGAAATAATAGTTATTACAATCAATAATTGCGTAGAATAAGGGTTGAATCAGCAATACATATGTACTACTAGAATCTCAAGTTAATATACTGCATTCGGCGTAGACTCGCTATGAACTAGATGATCTCGACTGTGTTGtttcaacacccccccccctcacacacacacacacacacacacacgcacgcacacacacacacacacacacacacacacacacacacacacacacacacacacacagaggttCTAATATTATCTGCATTCAGCGTCATGGTTTTAATAAAAATTATCTATATGATAAGATGTGGTGTTAATGTACGCTAGGAGTAACCATGTGAATGAAAAGTACTACTGGCACGAAAAACTGACCTTTGACAAAGCCACCGTCAGAAGACTGTATATAAACACCTCGTGAACTTTCCCAATCTTCTAACTTTTCACCTTCGCCTAATCCTAGCATTTCACGTGCAGCTTTATCGTCCTTCTTAAAGACTTTGTACTCGTCTTCAGTAAAATAGTGATATTTCTTGACTTTCCGACCACTCTTGGTTCGTACGTACGTCTTTACACGGCGTTTTGCTGCAAAGGTAGAAAGAGGAAGGAAGGGTCAATGAATGATTGTATATTAAAGTCGCAATTTTAAATTAACTTATGTATGGACAGTCAAGACAGCGTCGATGTGATTAGCTATTAACCTTTACTGATCTTAGTAGAAacttgcatgtgttctgtatcGATAGGAGGGAAGGAGGTAtagaatttgtaaattttgtggCACAACTTACGTTGTTCTCGTCTTCTCCTTTCCGCTTCTAATCTGTCCTGTTCTTCTTGGAATTTCCTCATCGCCTCCTCCGCCGCCAATCTCTGTTCCTGAAATACAACAATGTTACAAACGGTTTAATATCCGTTCGGTGTAATATTTTGACTTTGAATATCTGTAACAATAAACTTTACCACAAATCGTAAAAGGAAACAACACAATTTGAAGGGTCTGTGGTTATGTTTACAATGAATGGTTCGGAGACGAAGTACACCACTTTTTAACTAGACTATGTAGAATGCTAGTCTAGTTCTAAACCGGTACGGTATTAcgtagtaatgaagtttttaatacggtactgtaccagtttagaactagACTAGTAGAATGCATTATTTCCCTAAAGCTTGCTGGCGTCGATACACCTTGCACTGGTTTCTTGTCGTTGGACGAACGAACGAAAAACTACAAGAAAGTGATACACCATACACACATTAACTGTTGATGCATATGATATAACTTCCACGTGTCATTCAACTTTGAAACAAATACGTCGTTTGAGTTACCTCTTCGATGACATCAAGGATATTTCGGATGTACCAATAACTGTGACGAAAACCGCCACCTATCCGTATATATTTGTGCTGGAACaaagggaaagaagaaaaactcATGAAATGGTTATATAATTAGTCATTGCATCAAACAGAAATTTATAAATTATCAATTAAACTCCCGAACAATGTTTCCAGTTtgacatgtatacgtatatCCCAGAGATGCTATTAAACTGAGAAATGACCACCTATATGACGAAGTGTCAAGAAAATATAACAGTGTCTTTGATACTGAGTAAAATTCAGTCTTGACGCAAGAAAAGACACATCAACCTTTTTTTCCAAGAACTAGCATTCGCACGATGTGTGTCTACAGAATTGTCCCTCACGAAATTATTTCACACGCGATAAGGTAGAAAGTGGACGGCACAAAAATGGAAGCCTTTTGAGAAAACTTGAGGTTTTAAACTACATTATGTTCGTACTTACCCTCTCGCATTCTGAATGGTCTGTGTGCAGTTGACAGCGGTAACATTCTTCTTCTCCAAGAGGCTGTTGACAAAGACACAGAAAATAAGTTATTGTATTCGTCTCACAGCATAATCTTAAAGCTACACTATCTGTAActgggtattatttttttgaccagacaaccaacaatatattcactgaaaactgttaaaataccaataatttgacattgtacatttaattaGCGGTCGAATTTATCCGTAAGTTCACAGTCACAGGTTGAAATCCTGATAGCTGATTATAGGGTGTGGACCTAAAATCAATCTGATTGTATTTACTGGacaatattatgtgtacaacCACACGATTATGTTTACCCtgaggtgattcaatactgtgcagggGTAAAATATTATGAGTAGGTCATTATATCTAACCACATAGAGGGACTGCGATCTAAccaaacagttttaaaaaaccCGTTCCAGTTGCAGCGAGTGTAGCTTTAAGAAGAATGTCAGTGTCACGTGATGAGATTTGATTCTGATATGATGAGTTATGTCTTGTATTCCTGTATCCCTGTGCCAGTTATACTTAGGTAGCCCTACAGTAAACCGAAAACTTTCCACTTCAGAGCGAGAAACACTCAGGCTTTTCATGACCACGTTATTCTATGAGATAAAGCTCATTTTACATTGCATTCTGTTACTGAAAGTCATCTTCTGTACTCCCTAGGTAAGAAGCTATGGATTGACAATGGTACACTTGAATCACCATAGAGCTTGgtttgtatgtaataatgtcaaaATCGATTGAAGTCAACATCGTATCAAAGTGCCTACTATCGACTAATGGCTATGTTATCTTAGTTAATATACTACTTGTATCACACTGAATAGCTCCCCAATTACATTTGTTGATCTATGTACATGGAAAGGATCGCATTTCATTTGCTTACCTTTTTAGGTGTGTATTTAGGTCTCTTGCCCGGTGGGCGTCGTTCTATAGGGGGCGCTGAAACAAATGTAATATATCTCGTCGTCTGTTCTCCTCTTGAACTCTGTGGAGAAATAAACAATTACGTGATGGTTGATATTTAGTTGTGTTAATACTTCATTCTAATGTGAATTCGTAAACGAAAAAATATTTCCTGGTTACTTAACCATTTTTAATTGCGTGTTGTGTTTTAAGAAAAAAACAGACAATGAAATGACAATGAACCGAGTCATGCTTTCATCGGTATGTTTCTCATTAGTACCCTTTATCCGTGACTGTCTATAATTGTTTTTTATCGTCGTAAAACCATGAACAcaagcctcttttacggcactgtgtTTTGAAATCgtcaaaaaacataaattattcaGTGTTGAagtcaaatttgatattttatatattgtattgtctaTAATTACAACACTCGCATAAAATATCCaactatgaaatattaaaataaagtaagTAGTCGGTAAAGACTGGTGGtctcaaatttcacaaaattatcTCTTTCAAttctaaatttcaaatgaatattGGATACATTTTGTACAGGAAGTAAAGAGCTTTACAATACATCACATCAAGTGTGATCAACTGTTCAATGCACATAGTGATCGCTACAAGCAacgtgtacacacatatactgaTATTAAAATAGCGTTAGCTACGAAGTGTGATTAATGGAGTCGTATATATCCACTCTTTCAATTTACCGACACAATAGACGTGGCATTTAGAGCaaatctgttgccatggtaaccattcAGTTGATTCGAATAAGCAGAAATTGCATTCGAGACTAATTGTTCATACTGTAGCCTTGAAAATGGCTCAGATGAACATTATCACCTGAAAAATGCCTTCACGTATGGTTTAAGccaaatattattgattttttttttgcgcTATGGTATTTAACTCAGACTCGGTGTATCATTTAGACAGAGTCACCTGGCATTCGTTGATCTCTGGATAATATAGCTACAGACTTATATTAAGATTTACATTACTAGCTTTAAGCTTAGATTGGAATAAATCAGGGTTGGTGTAATACAACACTGTACTATACAGTTCAAGTGAAGTCTCACCCAGTAAGGGAGTGACAAAGTTCTTTGgcattttttgaaataaacactGTCTATTG from Glandiceps talaboti chromosome 18, keGlaTala1.1, whole genome shotgun sequence includes:
- the LOC144449296 gene encoding uncharacterized protein LOC144449296, whose amino-acid sequence is MADGGLVLPPIASKPSYNSPDSALIPLVNNHNQQLIDTVVNQLPEIAGVIYRAQTSRNSLTDLLLRTSISDVERLPPIHPSVASSRGEQTTRYITFVSAPPIERRPPGKRPKYTPKKPLGEEECYRCQLHTDHSECERHKYIRIGGGFRHSYWYIRNILDVIEEEQRLAAEEAMRKFQEEQDRLEAERRRREQPKRRVKTYVRTKSGRKVKKYHYFTEDEYKVFKKDDKAAREMLGLGEGEKLEDWESSRGVYIQSSDGGFVKARKRRGIDDSAYEDYGGSYEDIDFAKGKHHRRRRYSDSDSLESGVGGSIVSGERRHRDRRRHRRHRSRSRDRSYSDDSYDSRGSGRHHRRRRHHRRRRDSDSSSGRSDYSRHGGSRRGDRRRGHGRRRRHRSYSSDDSGTDVGSGDDRRRRRKGSRRRRSRRRSRSGSRGSSYDSYDDRRDRRRRRRRRHYSDSDSGSDRSRSRHRSRRHRRRRRDSSYSDYSDDGGGGGDGRRRRRRRSGGRRRRRRSYSDDSYSDESTDRRRRRHSGRRRRRRRHRDDSYDDEDSYGSGGSRGDGERRRRRRHRRRRSYDSDSDSASYSDDGESGGGGGRSRRKGRRRKDGSRRRRRRSYSYSDSYSDDESRGHRRKRRGRRRHYSDDDDDSDGSRSHSRRRKKGGRRRRGRKHHSSDSYDSDSDYSRRHRRRRRRRHDSSYSDSYSSSSSDDDLDSVHSSDVSIASDPSSIHSSDVSSISGDFSESEKIRMKAAKKKKLFEKKKQKKQEEKVEKRKEEVAVKREQKKQEKKAKKEKKKEIRKKREKERRRRYYSSSSSEDRPVSPVRSDDISSVHSSDVSSVSGDFSESEKRRRKEEKKKAIKEKKKEVKQKEKEYKRKEERREKHERRRERRRRRSYISTVSAASSASSVHSSDISDVSGDYSEGEKKKKKEEKKKQRKEEKQREKQVKKEKQRKDERRRERKERRRNGDDYSSDDSYARGKQDFYDLPEEKRRSMVKYGKGSSRGLSPDWRHDDDKRKKKKDKKGKRRSGGADDSDDSGAEVEVTTKEGKKVKMKKSVIRQLQREGKLDASGNIKQKIRLKADGQLARDSDSDAESVTLDASTVVKLQSQVGPVGLTLGLQEEWTGFAPTPEPPKTPTDGGRIKLKGVRKVQAAFRKDQGRLQAHLHKVLETATELKDEENTLDERDASIDFISHYRLVEEIKVDPFAKAFVVEDINEDLILNVSELKSALEGIPSTQDVKDKQIGYALKVLDIDDHSKISFKMFAVVAAVLERVCNMDPHDQSLIDKSDLMDIERKMALYKAMFYCNVNSDRSPNYITAESLRIELIAGGLNRAQEDYIMSKMRPNEYREINFIDYIAYIPLFMSMHENIVGNPLDRSYKYTEKFEEQQRDRVQLGVPMRREFLPLPKNVFPSGGVSANVKSGATQNKAFIDSGELIGKQVTKLPKIGSRPNSNKKSRMFLSLD